The nucleotide sequence atttctattttatttagccCTGTTCCTGCTGAATCCTTACCAATGGTACCATCATCCACCTATACCAACTTCGACTCATTCCTTCCTTGCCCTcgatttcacacacaaaaaaatctgtcCATCCTACTTCTGAGAGACTCTATCCTACTGAttttaaacttcctttttttcctcaatagcagaaacattttttcaacaaaaatctTACATAGAACCTCAATATATAAGATAGAAGCTGCTGTATTTAGAGGAAGGAGCATAAAATCCCTCCCCTCACTCAGCTCCTCTTGCctgtccccaggtgcccctgagcaaaCTCAGGGGGTCTCAGGAACACAGCTGGAGCACTACAGGTCTCCCTCACTTGCTTGTTGCTGCTGAGTTCATCTCCCACCTAGATTACCTCCCATCTGGTCTGCCTGCCACCTCCTGCACCTCTAACCCCACCTCCAGAGTCCCATGCTGCTCTGACTTTTCTACCAAAGGGCCCCAATAGCAGGAGAAGGCTGGGCTGAGTCAGAAGAGGATGGTTCAAGCTCAAAATGTGTTTAAATCACTTGCCACTGACTTTCAGTGTCCTGAAGCTTCAAATACTGTCCTATCACCACCTATCCTTAAAGACATAAGCACTGGGTCTGAGAGGTACCACTCTACACTCACATCCCTCACACCCAGTGGCTCTTCTGAGACATCATCTGACCCTGGCTCCCTGTAACTTACAagataaaaatccagatttcttaTTTTAGCACTTAAGGCATTTTATACATAGGGCTCTACTTCCAAACTGGGGTGTGTGGTTCCAGGGAAACAGAGGAAGCCATAGACCATATGGTATGTCCTACCTAATGGTAAGTAACTTTAAAacacttaagtttttttttttgatttttttttttaaaagagagaagtaaCGTGGTATTAAGATGCAACACCTGAATCTGTAAAGCAAAACATAGGATTTCAAACCAATGAGTACACAGTGGGACATTCCTAGCTTTGGTCTCAGACCCTTCTCACCCCAGGTACCAAGTTATTCCCCTCGGTAATTAGGTATATGTTGGTGGAAAATTCCCCCATTTTTTAGGTGAGGCAACTGAGGCTGAGGAAGCTTAAAAGCCTGCTGACGGTCACACCACTAATAAATGGTTAAGTTAGCCTTGTGCCCCAAGCAGTCTGCTTCCACAGTGCTGCTTCCAACTGCTGGGCATACTGCCTCCCCAGTGTATTTGCATGTTCTTGACTTCCATAAAGAAATACACTGtcactttgttttttcctcctgaaaCACAAGGCTCTCTTATTGCCTCAATCACCTTTCTACCTTTGATGGACACAGACACTGAGAACTCTCTCTAGTATCAGACAAGCAATGTGCATGCACAGTGGTAAATGGCAGCTGAACTCTTGCTGCCATGCCAGAGAGGTGATTAGTGATGATGACAGGATGGCATGCCCCTTTTAAAAAGCCATGGCATCTCAGCCTAAATCCACTGAATGCCTTGCAAAACCAGCCTAGTGCTGCTAaatccacattttgtttttttgagagtgagagcatgagctggggaataaggggcagaaggaaagagagaatcttaagcagcctccaagctcagtacagagcccgatacagggctcaatcccacgatcctgggaccatgacctcggccaaaatcaaaagttggacgcttaactgactgagatccccaggtgccctgataatccatatttttaaaagaagctgaAAACTCAGATTTCTCTGTGCAACCTcccaactttaaaatattagcaaCAAATTCAAAAGTTTCCTAAACCGTTGTACAGGCCAGAAGGAACACATCTGTGAGCTACCAGTTTATGATCAGCTGTGCCCCTTGCTCCTCAAAACTGCCATGGCCTCTCTACTCCCTTGCCTCTGCTCCTGTAATATCCTATGCCCAGGACCTCCATCCTTCTTCACCTACTTGTTCTTAAAGGTGTAgttcaaatgttaattttctggATTCTTGTCTCTGTAATAGTGCTTGCTCCTCTATATAATAGGTGTCATGTCTATCTTCCTATTGGGTCATGAGCTCCTTATATCTGTGTCCCCAAGGCACAGTAAGGGATCATAGTAGATATCTGCTGTACTGAGCTGCAATGCTCCTGCAAAACAGGAAGTCCTGTCCAGAGAGTGTGCCCTGCACCCAGCCTGCATCCACCCACAACCCCAGGCCTCCCTCACCTTAAGAATGTCCTTAATGATCTTCTTCTCATCATGGAATCGTGCCTTCAACTCCTCCACATAGAACTTGAACAAGTCCAGAGGTGTGGAGCctgcgggggagggagggaggggggcctggCGGGCGGCAGCTTCCcaaggcctgggggtggggtcgAGGACAGGATGAGGgagtgggggtgcagagaggctGGCAGGGCAGGAAGCCAGGCTAGAAAAGGGGGAGCCTGGCTGCCTTACCCGGCTGGCCCAGCATGTTGGCAAAGCGGACGTCAGTGCTGACCGCTGGGTACAGCTCCATCCAGGTGGACATAGAGTGCAGCTGCCCTGTCTCGTGCAGCTCATCCAGGAAGGtctgagcagggagaggccagTTACAGGGAGAGTGAGACAGGGATAGAGGCAGAGCCAAAGATGCGAGGAAGAGAGGAGACGGCAGGAAGAGGCAGGAACAATCCGGATTGAGGAAATGCAGGCAAAGGAGGCAGAGATGAAGAGatacagatggagacacagagagcaatgCAAATACAGACAGGAAGAAACTAAAACGTGAGCAGAAGCTGGGCTAGAAGGCAGAGAAATAGAACCTTGTCTGCAGCATGTTCTTCCTGTAGTTTGCTTTCAGCTTCCTGAAGTGATACATCTCAGTAACCCCTCCCCTCAGCAACCTTACCCCAACCACCCCTGCCACTTCCAAGCTGGGGGCAAGCTAGCTATGCCTATCTAGCTCCCTACCAAAGGGAAATGAACTTGGCCAAGCTTCCAAGCTGTGCCTTTAGGGTGCTCTCTGCTGGCAGTTTCTGGGTGGTGCATACATCTAGTCTCCCTAGAGAGAGGAGATGGTAGGGAGAGGAAGGCCTAGAGTTGAGGGTATACAGCAGAGGTAGAACTGCAGGCACACAGAGGCCTTGCGGAGTGGGACAGGACGAGGCACAGATGAAACAGTAGGCCTAGGTGAGAGGAGGCAGGGCATGGGCAGAGGTTATGCTCCAGGGCAGAGCAGAGTTCCAATCCAGCAGGCAAAAGATACCTGAAAGGCCTCCCGGTTCTTGCGTTGCTGACGCCGCTCCCGAAGGCGGGCCCGctcccgctcctcctcctcctccctctccaaagCTCGGATGTGCTCCTCAAAGCAGATCAGTGCATCTTCCTTGTCCATGTCTGAATTCAGGAGGAAGGCTCAGCCTGTACCGCACCAGTGGGATACCCTCACAGGCCCCCAGCACCTTCAGTGTTCAAGGATGCTGCCTTGGTAGATGCCAGGGTCACCCAGGGTGGTGGGCAAGAGAGCCAGAGGGCTATGTGGGAGAGCTACTGGAATGGCGGTTCTGGAGGAGGGCTTGTTAatgtagaagaagaaaaattagcatGTATTCAGCTCTTGTGAATTCAGTTACTGGAAGTAATCATATGAAACCAGTAATCTCGGGATCTGAGGTTTTATGTTTTATGGAACTGGGAATGAGTCAGTCTTTGAGGCAAGTTCAGAAGATAAATTTCTGATACTGCCAGTGATTACAGGCCAACAACAGCTCACTGTAACACATGTGACTGGTTAAGGCCCACTGTGCCAGGACCATTTAAGACCATATTCACATGAGTTACAAAAATCATCTCCTCGTTTTCTGACACCTATCCTAGAGTTCTTCCTCCAAGGACACACAATGTCCAGGTCAACAGGGGAcaccagagggagggagggagggagtggcccAGCATTCTCGCATCTCCAGTCTGGAGAGTGGGGTCCCAGCTCagtaaggaaaggggaagggacaggCGGGAGTGGAGACCGGGCTTACTCTGCAGCTGGTGGTCCTGAGCAAAGCTGGGGTTATCCATGAGGTACTGCTGGGCCTGGGACCATGTGGTTTGGAAGTTGACACTACTCATCCCATCTAGGATGCTCTTCAGGGCCTGGATGTTGCGGCGCCGGAGCTGCTTGGCCTGTTCCTGGGGAGCcacagggtcagggtcagggtcagggtaaGGTCGGATAGGTCGGAGCTACTCAAGTGGGCCTGGGCAGAGGAACATTCAGGGAAAACAGGTAGCTAGGGTACCCTAGGAGGGCCAGGCTCCAGACTTCCATGCTCCCAGCAAGGGGAAGGAGCACTGGTTACAGACCAACCCTTCATAGATGCCTTCCTGCCCTCCCACACCCAGGATATCGGCCCAGGCCAGAAACAGGGAGATGTGCAAGTGCCATACCAGCTTCTGAGTAAGGAGCTGGGACCCTGGGGCAGAGGAGAAATGAATAGCTAGAATCCATAAGGATGCAAAAACATGAACAGTGTAAAGTGAGGCAGGTTGACGGATCCAGCCAGTGACTGTTACCTTCTCCTTCTTGGCCAGGAAGAAGAGGACATCATCATAAACCTCTTTTCGATCCCTCTCAGGGACCACAGCCCACACCTCCAGCTCCCCAAAGGTCTGTTCTGCCCTCCTGTGGAGTATACGGGCTGTGCGTAGGCAGGCAGGCAACAGAGACCCTGGGACCATGTGTTCTCAGtgttcccaggccccaccccagccaggccccctgaCCGGTAGCGGGTGGTAGAGGTCATGCGTTCGTGCTGCTCCAGGAAATGCTGCAAGGTCTGCTTGGCCTCCTTGGCCCTTAGCCgggcctcttccttctcctccttctcccgcTGGGCCTTGTAGGCATTGAATGCCTGCTTTTTCTCACTCAGTTTGGGCAAGGCACTGGGGTGgagagggtgggagtggggtggggaaagaggagtCAGCCTGAACCGCTCTGCACAGCAGGCTGCAAGGAGGCAAGATGGGTCTCTGGgatgaggggaggggtgggaggcagtGAAGGGAAGACTGGGCTCCAAGACACCGCTAAGACTGGGCTCTTTTGCTCAAGGTGCAGTCAGGCCTCCACCCTTTCCAGCCCCCTCACCCCAATTAATTCAATTCAAATCAATtcaattcaacaagcatttattgaatgtctcATATCAGAtacctttcccctcttccttctggagGCCGTCcagcttctctttcccctctaCCCTTACCCTTCTATTGCTCTCCATACTTGGGCCCCCATGGGGCCTGAGTATTAAGCTGGACATCTCAGGGAGGCCCTGGCCCCGCTGCTCTCATAAACACGGTTTGGAGGGCCTGGCTCCCTCTGCCCAGGCCTACCTGTAACGGGGGTCGGTGACCACCATCTTCATGGCCTGTTCCCACGAGGCGTTGGAGGGGACAGCCTAGAATGGAGCAGGCAGGGGTCATGGGGCCTGCCCTCCTTCATCCCCCTCCAGGCCTACCCAGGGAGCCCCACCCCCGCACCTTGTCCCTCAGCAGCTCCTTGAAGGCCTGCTTTGCTTTCTCCCGGTTGCTCCAACTGAGGCCAGACCTCTCTGGTTCTGGCTTtgattcctcttcctcctgctgtgGTGGCTGATGCTGTCCAGCAGCACTGGGGGGCAAAGGGGACTCAGCCACAGCATCTCCCAGTCCCCACAGTTTCAGTGCCCTATGTGATCAGCAGCATGCCACCCTCTCCTGGCTCCCTAGAGCAGCCCTTTTCTGCCCTGCTGAGGCCTGGCAGAATTCAAGGGTTGAACCAACCAGGTTGGGGGCTTGAGGCCAGTATCTGGAATGCCTCAGGGGGCAGCCCTCACCTGCTGAGGCCCTCCTCCGGCTGCTGCAGAAACCCTTGCTCCACAGGCTGGGCAGCCTCTGACATATCGCAATCTTCACTGCCACCTGGCTCAGGCTCTAGAAGGCCCATAGGCATAGGGGTGGGGCCAGGTGGCACAGGTGGGGGCTCAGGCTGGGGTTGAGGTGGCTGTGGCTGCAGTAtctgtggctgctgctgctgcttcctatAGGTGAGCCAGAACGGCAGTGTCCACAAGtagagcagagacagggagagtcaGGGACCAGCTTGTCTCTATCCTGCGAAGGACTGGGGCCAGAGCAGACCACTCCACAAGGAGACTGAGAGCTGGCTCTTCCACGAAGTAGGGATCACGGAGAGAGGGTCCACTCCCACCCCTCAGGTGGCCCCAAGTTTGGATGGATAGGTGGGCAAGTCACTCACCCTGCGGCCTCTTGTTTGACTAAAGCTGCAACAGGAAAAGATAACAGTCACAGGGTGGCAAGTGCCACCCCCCAGAACTGCAGCCCAGgcccaccccctcctcaccctccaggTCATCCAGGTCCTTGGGCCGGGTCCAGCGAGACTCCTTACTCTGGTTGTTATAGTAGTAAGGTTTGCCCGTGTCTGACTTGTACTCTTTCCAGGGACACTGAGACAGCAGCAACTGCAAGAGGATGGGCAGAGGACATCAGTAGACTAGGCATGCCCTCTAGCCACAATTGGGGGAGCTAAGGGGATCCAGTGAATAGAGGACATGGGAATTTTTAGTTACCACCTGGCCTAGCTCAACATGGGGGAAGGTAGACTTCCTGAGATCCTAGGGAGGTTGGGGGGTGGTCAGGGATCTTGGGATCAGAGGAACCATGAGTATGGTTAAAGACTCAGGGGAGGCCAAGAACTCAGAAGGGTCAGGGCAGCTGAAAGAAGGGCCAGAAAGCCCTGCTCAGGACCTCTGCCTTCGACTTGAGCACGCTGGGCTTCTCCCACACGGACTGCTTGTCGTCAGCATTGTAGTAGTAGATGCGCCCATCAGGGGCCACATGCTCACTCCACAGGGccctctggggagggggggtgcacAGAATGGTGGTCAAGGCTCCCTTCCCAAAGCTTCTCCTCCTCACCCCAAAGATTTAACCATCAGCCCCCCAACTGTCAGCCTTTCAACCCAGAGACCCCTGAGCTGGAAGAACTCACCGGAGGGCCTGTCCCAGCCACAGCAGCTAGAAAAGAAGCCAAAGGAAACATTAAGTCTTTGCTCCAACCCCCATCTTATCCCAACTATTCCTCCCTTACTCCATCCCCAATAAATATCCCATCAACATCCCAGGCTCCCTGGCATCCCAACAGGCATGATCCAGGGTAGGCTCTAGTCCATGGTCCCCTCTCCCCTGTACCCCCCAACCTCCGAGCCTGGGGTGAGCAGACCCCCAGAAGACTCACAGCTGGCTGTGTCCGCACCTGGAGCCGTCTGCcgaagaaagaggagggggaagggttGGGGCCAAGCCCAGTGGCCCCCAGGACCCAGGCCATGGGGGATGAAGAAGCAGGCCAGGATCCATTTGTCCTGCTCCCAGGAACCTCTGCTCCCTAACAGGTATCCCCCACCCTCTGGGGCCATGACTCTAGAACCCTAAGGGGAACTGCATAGCAGCTCTATTCTTTGTTTTGCTCAGGTGAGAGTATTTTGTTGAGTCAATCTCTGTCTGAGACCCCTCTTCCACACTGGATGCCAAATGCTACATTCTACCCAGGCTCTACTACACTAAGCAATGGCACAAGAAGGTCCTGTGCTTCCTTCAGAAACAAAGAAGATGTGAATAGAGGACTGTATTCAAGTGTCCAGAGGGCTAGCTCTGCAAGAGTTGTGTCAGCCACAAATGTGTTCCTTAAGGGAGCTGGGCACACCTAAGAGTTAATGAGAATGTACATGTCACTGGGGATGAGTGAGAAACTAGAAGAGCAGAGTACATGGCTGGAGAGGAGGACCTGAGTGTGGGGAGCGCTGCCAGGACCAGGGTGGATCCGATGAGAAGAAGGAAAGATTGGAGGCCATATTCCTGCACTCCAAGTCAGACCCACAGggctgcagtgcagagcctgcttcctgccgTCCCCCAGTGCTTACCGCTGCGGTGACAGGCACCGCTGGCATCAGCATTCCTGGCATCATGGGAGGTACCATTCCTGGTATCTAGGGATACAAAGAAGACAAAACCAGCTACCAAGATAAGGGCAGGTACAGGCTAGG is from Suricata suricatta isolate VVHF042 chromosome 10, meerkat_22Aug2017_6uvM2_HiC, whole genome shotgun sequence and encodes:
- the PRPF40B gene encoding pre-mRNA-processing factor 40 homolog B isoform X6 produces the protein MMPPPFMPPPGIPPPFPPMGLPPMGQRPPAIPPMPPGIMPPMLPPMGAPPPLTQIPGMVPPMMPGMLMPAVPVTAATAPAAVAGTGPPLLLSQCPWKEYKSDTGKPYYYNNQSKESRWTRPKDLDDLEALVKQEAAGKQQQQPQILQPQPPQPQPEPPPVPPGPTPMPMGLLEPEPGGSEDCDMSEAAQPVEQGFLQQPEEGLSSAAGQHQPPQQEEEESKPEPERSGLSWSNREKAKQAFKELLRDKAVPSNASWEQAMKMVVTDPRYSALPKLSEKKQAFNAYKAQREKEEKEEARLRAKEAKQTLQHFLEQHERMTSTTRYRRAEQTFGELEVWAVVPERDRKEVYDDVLFFLAKKEKEQAKQLRRRNIQALKSILDGMSSVNFQTTWSQAQQYLMDNPSFAQDHQLQNMDKEDALICFEEHIRALEREEEEERERARLRERRQQRKNREAFQTFLDELHETGQLHSMSTWMELYPAVSTDVRFANMLGQPGSTPLDLFKFYVEELKARFHDEKKIIKDILKDRGFCVEVNTAFEDFAHVISFDKRAAALDAGNIKLTFNSLLEKAEAREREREKEEARRMRRREAAFRSMLRQAVPALELGTAWEEVRERFVCDSAFEQITLESERIRLFREFLQVLETECQHLHTKGRKHGRKGKKHHRKRSHSPSGSESEEEELPPPSLRPPKRRRRNLSESGSEPSSSLDSVESGGAALGGRGSPSRLLLGSDHGLRKAKKPKKKTKKRRHKSNSPESETDPEEKAGKESDEKEPEQDKDRELRRAELPNRSPGFGIKKEKTGWDTSESELSEGELERRRRTLLQQLDDHQ
- the PRPF40B gene encoding pre-mRNA-processing factor 40 homolog B isoform X2 — translated: MPPPGIPPPFPPMGLPPMGQRPPAIPPMPPGIMPPMLPPMGAPPPLTQIPGMVPPMMPGMLMPAVPVTAATAPGADTASSAVAGTGPPRALWSEHVAPDGRIYYYNADDKQSVWEKPSVLKSKAELLLSQCPWKEYKSDTGKPYYYNNQSKESRWTRPKDLDDLEALVKQEAAGKQQQQPQILQPQPPQPQPEPPPVPPGPTPMPMGLLEPEPGGSEDCDMSEAAQPVEQGFLQQPEEGLSSAAGQHQPPQQEEEESKPEPERSGLSWSNREKAKQAFKELLRDKAVPSNASWEQAMKMVVTDPRYSALPKLSEKKQAFNAYKAQREKEEKEEARLRAKEAKQTLQHFLEQHERMTSTTRYRRAEQTFGELEVWAVVPERDRKEVYDDVLFFLAKKEKEQAKQLRRRNIQALKSILDGMSSVNFQTTWSQAQQYLMDNPSFAQDHQLQNMDKEDALICFEEHIRALEREEEEERERARLRERRQQRKNREAFQTFLDELHETGQLHSMSTWMELYPAVSTDVRFANMLGQPGSTPLDLFKFYVEELKARFHDEKKIIKDILKDRGFCVEVNTAFEDFAHVISFDKRAAALDAGNIKLTFNSLLEKAEAREREREKEEARRMRRREAAFRSMLRQAVPALELGTAWEEVRERFVCDSAFEQITLESERIRLFREFLQVLETECQHLHTKGRKHGRKGKKHHRKRSHSPSGSESEEEELPPPSLRPPKRRRRNLSESGSEPSSSLDSVESGGAALGGRGSPSRLLLGSDHGLRKAKKPKKKTKKRRHKSNSPESETDPEEKAGKESDEKEPEQDKDRELRRAELPNRSPGFGIKKEKTGWDTSESELSEGELERRRRTLLQQLDDHQ
- the PRPF40B gene encoding pre-mRNA-processing factor 40 homolog B isoform X4, which gives rise to MMPPPFMPPPGIPPPFPPMGLPPMGQRPPAIPPMPPGIMPPMLPPMGAPPPLTQIPGMVPPMMPGMLMPAVPVTAATAPGADTASSAVAGTGPPRALWSEHVAPDGRIYYYNADDKQSVWEKPSVLKSKAELLLSQCPWKEYKSDTGKPYYYNNQTLVKQEAAGKQQQQPQILQPQPPQPQPEPPPVPPGPTPMPMGLLEPEPGGSEDCDMSEAAQPVEQGFLQQPEEGLSSAAGQHQPPQQEEEESKPEPERSGLSWSNREKAKQAFKELLRDKAVPSNASWEQAMKMVVTDPRYSALPKLSEKKQAFNAYKAQREKEEKEEARLRAKEAKQTLQHFLEQHERMTSTTRYRRAEQTFGELEVWAVVPERDRKEVYDDVLFFLAKKEKEQAKQLRRRNIQALKSILDGMSSVNFQTTWSQAQQYLMDNPSFAQDHQLQNMDKEDALICFEEHIRALEREEEEERERARLRERRQQRKNREAFQTFLDELHETGQLHSMSTWMELYPAVSTDVRFANMLGQPGSTPLDLFKFYVEELKARFHDEKKIIKDILKDRGFCVEVNTAFEDFAHVISFDKRAAALDAGNIKLTFNSLLEKAEAREREREKEEARRMRRREAAFRSMLRQAVPALELGTAWEEVRERFVCDSAFEQITLESERIRLFREFLQVLETECQHLHTKGRKHGRKGKKHHRKRSHSPSGSESEEEELPPPSLRPPKRRRRNLSESGSEPSSSLDSVESGGAALGGRGSPSRLLLGSDHGLRKAKKPKKKTKKRRHKSNSPESETDPEEKAGKESDEKEPEQDKDRELRRAELPNRSPGFGIKKEKTGWDTSESELSEGELERRRRTLLQQLDDHQ
- the PRPF40B gene encoding pre-mRNA-processing factor 40 homolog B isoform X1, with the translated sequence MMPPPFMPPPGIPPPFPPMGLPPMGQRPPAIPPMPPGIMPPMLPPMGAPPPLTQIPGMVPPMMPGMLMPAVPVTAATAPGADTASSAVAGTGPPRALWSEHVAPDGRIYYYNADDKQSVWEKPSVLKSKAELLLSQCPWKEYKSDTGKPYYYNNQSKESRWTRPKDLDDLEALVKQEAAGKQQQQPQILQPQPPQPQPEPPPVPPGPTPMPMGLLEPEPGGSEDCDMSEAAQPVEQGFLQQPEEGLSSAAGQHQPPQQEEEESKPEPERSGLSWSNREKAKQAFKELLRDKAVPSNASWEQAMKMVVTDPRYSALPKLSEKKQAFNAYKAQREKEEKEEARLRAKEAKQTLQHFLEQHERMTSTTRYRRAEQTFGELEVWAVVPERDRKEVYDDVLFFLAKKEKEQAKQLRRRNIQALKSILDGMSSVNFQTTWSQAQQYLMDNPSFAQDHQLQNMDKEDALICFEEHIRALEREEEEERERARLRERRQQRKNREAFQTFLDELHETGQLHSMSTWMELYPAVSTDVRFANMLGQPGSTPLDLFKFYVEELKARFHDEKKIIKDILKDRGFCVEVNTAFEDFAHVISFDKRAAALDAGNIKLTFNSLLEKAEAREREREKEEARRMRRREAAFRSMLRQAVPALELGTAWEEVRERFVCDSAFEQITLESERIRLFREFLQTECQHLHTKGRKHGRKGKKHHRKRSHSPSGSESEEEELPPPSLRPPKRRRRNLSESGSEPSSSLDSVESGGAALGGRGSPSRLLLGSDHGLRKAKKPKKKTKKRRHKSNSPESETDPEEKAGKESDEKEPEQDKDRELRRAELPNRSPGFGIKKEKTGWDTSESELSEGELERRRRTLLQQLDDHQ
- the PRPF40B gene encoding pre-mRNA-processing factor 40 homolog B isoform X3; the encoded protein is MMPPPFMPPPGIPPPFPPMGLPPMGQRPPAIPPMPPGIMPPMLPPMGAPPPLTQIPGMVPPMMPGMLMPAVPVTAATAPAAVAGTGPPRALWSEHVAPDGRIYYYNADDKQSVWEKPSVLKSKAELLLSQCPWKEYKSDTGKPYYYNNQSKESRWTRPKDLDDLEALVKQEAAGKQQQQPQILQPQPPQPQPEPPPVPPGPTPMPMGLLEPEPGGSEDCDMSEAAQPVEQGFLQQPEEGLSSAAGQHQPPQQEEEESKPEPERSGLSWSNREKAKQAFKELLRDKAVPSNASWEQAMKMVVTDPRYSALPKLSEKKQAFNAYKAQREKEEKEEARLRAKEAKQTLQHFLEQHERMTSTTRYRRAEQTFGELEVWAVVPERDRKEVYDDVLFFLAKKEKEQAKQLRRRNIQALKSILDGMSSVNFQTTWSQAQQYLMDNPSFAQDHQLQNMDKEDALICFEEHIRALEREEEEERERARLRERRQQRKNREAFQTFLDELHETGQLHSMSTWMELYPAVSTDVRFANMLGQPGSTPLDLFKFYVEELKARFHDEKKIIKDILKDRGFCVEVNTAFEDFAHVISFDKRAAALDAGNIKLTFNSLLEKAEAREREREKEEARRMRRREAAFRSMLRQAVPALELGTAWEEVRERFVCDSAFEQITLESERIRLFREFLQVLETECQHLHTKGRKHGRKGKKHHRKRSHSPSGSESEEEELPPPSLRPPKRRRRNLSESGSEPSSSLDSVESGGAALGGRGSPSRLLLGSDHGLRKAKKPKKKTKKRRHKSNSPESETDPEEKAGKESDEKEPEQDKDRELRRAELPNRSPGFGIKKEKTGWDTSESELSEGELERRRRTLLQQLDDHQ
- the PRPF40B gene encoding pre-mRNA-processing factor 40 homolog B isoform X7; this translates as MMPPPFMPPPGIPPPFPPMGLPPMGQRPPAIPPMPPGIMPPMLPPMGAPPPLTQIPGMVPPMMPGMLMPAVPVTAATAPGADTASSAVAGTGPPRALWSEHVAPDGRIYYYNADDKQSVWEKPSVLKSKAELLLSQCPWKEYKSDTGKPYYYNNQSKESRWTRPKDLDDLEALVKQEAAGKQQQQPQILQPQPPQPQPEPPPVPPGPTPMPMGLLEPEPGGSEDCDMSEAAQPVEQGFLQQPEEGLSSAAGQHQPPQQEEEESKPEPERSGLSWSNREKAKQAFKELLRDKAVPSNASWEQAMKMVVTDPRYSALPKLSEKKQAFNAYKAQREKEEKEEARLRAKEAKQTLQHFLEQHERMTSTTRYRRAEQTFGELEVWAVVPERDRKEVYDDVLFFLAKKEKEQAKQLRRRNIQALKSILDGMSSVNFQTTWSQAQQYLMDNPSFAQDHQLQNMDKEDALICFEEHIRALEREEEEERERARLRERRQQRKNREAFQTFLDELHETGQLHSMSTWMELYPAVSTDVRFANMLGQPGSTPLDLFKFYVEELKARFHDEKKIIKDILKDRGFCVEVNTAFEDFAHVISFDKRAAALDAGNIKLTFNSLLEKAEAREREREKEEARRMRRREAAFRSMLRQAVPALELGTAWEEVRERFVCDSAFEQITLESERIRLFREFLQVLETECQHLHTKGRKHGRKGKKHHRKRSHSPSGSESEEEELPPPSLRPPKRRRRNLSESGSEPSSSLDSVESGGAALGGRGSPSRLLLGSDHGLRKAKKPKKKTKKRRHKSNSPESETDPEEKAGKESDEKEPEQDKDRELRRAELPNRSPGFGIKKEKTGWDTSESELSEGELERRRRTLLQQLDDHQ
- the PRPF40B gene encoding pre-mRNA-processing factor 40 homolog B isoform X5, giving the protein MMPPPFMPPPGIPPPFPPMGLPPMGQRPPAIPPMPPGIMPPMLPPMGAPPPLTQIPGMVPPMMPGMLMPAVPVTAATAPGADTASSAVAGTGPPLLLSQCPWKEYKSDTGKPYYYNNQSKESRWTRPKDLDDLEALVKQEAAGKQQQQPQILQPQPPQPQPEPPPVPPGPTPMPMGLLEPEPGGSEDCDMSEAAQPVEQGFLQQPEEGLSSAAGQHQPPQQEEEESKPEPERSGLSWSNREKAKQAFKELLRDKAVPSNASWEQAMKMVVTDPRYSALPKLSEKKQAFNAYKAQREKEEKEEARLRAKEAKQTLQHFLEQHERMTSTTRYRRAEQTFGELEVWAVVPERDRKEVYDDVLFFLAKKEKEQAKQLRRRNIQALKSILDGMSSVNFQTTWSQAQQYLMDNPSFAQDHQLQNMDKEDALICFEEHIRALEREEEEERERARLRERRQQRKNREAFQTFLDELHETGQLHSMSTWMELYPAVSTDVRFANMLGQPGSTPLDLFKFYVEELKARFHDEKKIIKDILKDRGFCVEVNTAFEDFAHVISFDKRAAALDAGNIKLTFNSLLEKAEAREREREKEEARRMRRREAAFRSMLRQAVPALELGTAWEEVRERFVCDSAFEQITLESERIRLFREFLQVLETECQHLHTKGRKHGRKGKKHHRKRSHSPSGSESEEEELPPPSLRPPKRRRRNLSESGSEPSSSLDSVESGGAALGGRGSPSRLLLGSDHGLRKAKKPKKKTKKRRHKSNSPESETDPEEKAGKESDEKEPEQDKDRELRRAELPNRSPGFGIKKEKTGWDTSESELSEGELERRRRTLLQQLDDHQ